From Pusillibacter faecalis, one genomic window encodes:
- a CDS encoding N-acetylmuramoyl-L-alanine amidase — MPDHLAVTIPLKDIQRIQLYINTARRSLSQIQRETGADYILNGTLYNMSTFVPNCHLKADGKVLCKPDYTVSGYSWNDGPDISMDTLPDASQRNYITCTPLIVSGKPLSKLIYDEGQGGKRGRSAIGVKDGSLALYCTRDGGSMTRTPKALRDDLAAAGWDSAVMLDGGGSSQCYFKGAVIQSSRAVHDLILVYLKKGETTVEKKKVVLDPGHDAGNLANKSPDGTYYEHEFALDMGKRIQSILERHSIAVTMTRTGGGEVSLAQRCAIANAIKDLDLFVSLHSNAAGDGGWSSASGWSAYVYKTSGSGYEAAKDILEAVKDAGITVRSTPIVADPSLYVLKGTVAPAVLIEHGFHTNQADAANLKNSAYRQKLAEAEAKGILNYLGIAWKEETVDKPSESDLAVQWVRENGIMLGNTNGDMMLDQPVTRRQFAVMLYRYHNLK; from the coding sequence ATGCCTGACCATCTGGCGGTAACAATCCCCCTGAAAGATATCCAGCGCATCCAGCTCTACATCAACACCGCTCGCCGGTCTCTCTCTCAAATTCAGAGGGAGACCGGGGCGGATTACATCCTCAACGGCACGCTCTACAACATGAGCACGTTTGTACCTAATTGCCACTTGAAAGCAGATGGGAAGGTACTCTGCAAACCGGATTACACAGTCTCCGGCTACTCCTGGAATGATGGGCCGGACATTTCTATGGACACGCTGCCAGACGCCTCTCAGCGCAATTATATCACTTGCACACCGCTGATTGTTTCCGGAAAGCCACTCTCCAAATTGATCTATGACGAGGGGCAGGGCGGCAAACGTGGGCGCTCTGCCATTGGCGTCAAGGACGGCTCTCTGGCCCTTTACTGTACGAGGGACGGAGGGAGTATGACCCGGACGCCGAAAGCCCTCAGAGACGATTTGGCGGCGGCAGGATGGGATTCCGCGGTTATGCTGGATGGCGGCGGCTCCAGCCAGTGTTATTTCAAGGGCGCGGTCATCCAGAGCAGCAGAGCCGTGCATGATTTGATTCTGGTCTATCTCAAGAAAGGGGAGACAACTGTGGAAAAGAAGAAGGTGGTCCTGGACCCGGGCCATGACGCGGGAAACCTCGCCAACAAAAGCCCGGACGGAACCTATTATGAGCATGAGTTTGCCCTGGACATGGGGAAACGCATTCAGAGCATCCTGGAGCGGCATAGCATTGCCGTCACCATGACCAGAACTGGCGGCGGGGAAGTCAGCCTTGCGCAGCGGTGTGCGATTGCAAACGCCATCAAAGACCTGGATTTGTTCGTGAGCCTGCACAGCAACGCCGCTGGAGATGGAGGCTGGTCCTCTGCCTCCGGATGGAGCGCATATGTCTACAAGACCAGCGGGAGCGGCTATGAGGCAGCAAAGGATATCCTGGAGGCCGTCAAAGACGCCGGAATTACTGTCAGGTCTACACCGATTGTGGCGGACCCGTCGCTGTATGTCCTGAAAGGCACCGTGGCTCCGGCTGTTCTGATTGAGCATGGCTTCCACACCAACCAGGCAGACGCCGCAAACCTCAAAAACTCCGCATACCGGCAGAAACTGGCGGAAGCGGAAGCAAAGGGCATCCTGAACTATCTGGGAATTGCCTGGAAGGAGGAAACTGTGGACAAGCCTTCTGAAAGTGATCTGGCGGTCCAGTGGGTGCGGGAGAACGGCATTATGCTGGGCAACACGAACGGCGACATGATGCTGGACCAGCCCGTT
- a CDS encoding phage holin family protein, producing MDVSSLGITGVAAITVICLLIGQGVKASGLDNKWIPIVCGVFGGVLGVAGMFIMPEFPATDYITAAAVGIVSGLAATGANQVFKQLGSGGNA from the coding sequence ATGGATGTTTCTTCTCTCGGCATCACCGGCGTGGCGGCGATCACCGTCATTTGCCTGCTGATCGGGCAAGGCGTGAAGGCATCCGGGCTTGACAACAAGTGGATTCCCATTGTCTGCGGAGTGTTTGGCGGCGTTCTGGGTGTTGCGGGCATGTTCATTATGCCAGAATTCCCCGCCACGGATTACATCACCGCTGCGGCTGTCGGCATCGTGTCTGGCCTGGCGGCTACCGGTGCAAATCAGGTTTTCAAGCAGCTGGGGAGTGGTGGAAATGCCTGA
- a CDS encoding IS110 family transposase, with protein MNPLFVGIDVSSKNNVAYLMKPDGSKHSNFSVQNNLGGAKLLSERIVSALRSMQLSDVVIGLEATSIYGDSLVYALREDGSLGRFQRKIHVLNPKQVRKFKEAYSDLPKNDWVDAFVIADHLRFGRINREVYMDDYRYKALQTLTRARFDVIQNLTREKQRFANYLFLKCSGMAQDKDIQNTSATTIALMEQFETVDDLANANLDELTVFIDEKGRNFADPAAKAKAIRSAARDSYRLPVTVNNSVNQAMAVSIASIRALEKQVKVLDKAIEHQFEIIPNTLTSIPGIGKVYSAGIIAEIGDIHRFESQASVAKYAGLVWNRNQSGDFEAEHSRMIKSGNRYLRYYLLEAANSVRRCDSEFRRYYNLKLKEVNKYQHKRALALTARKLVRLVFRLLKDNRLYIPPEG; from the coding sequence GTGAATCCACTATTCGTTGGCATTGATGTGAGCAGCAAGAACAATGTGGCCTACCTGATGAAGCCGGACGGCAGCAAGCACTCCAATTTCTCTGTGCAAAACAATCTTGGCGGTGCTAAGCTGTTGTCAGAGAGAATCGTGTCGGCACTTCGTTCCATGCAGCTCAGCGATGTGGTGATTGGCCTGGAGGCCACCTCCATCTACGGGGACAGCTTGGTCTACGCTCTTCGTGAGGATGGCAGCCTGGGGCGGTTTCAGAGGAAAATCCATGTTCTGAATCCCAAGCAGGTGCGGAAGTTCAAGGAAGCCTATTCTGACCTGCCAAAGAACGACTGGGTGGACGCCTTTGTGATTGCCGACCATCTCCGTTTTGGCAGAATCAACAGGGAGGTCTACATGGACGATTACCGCTACAAAGCCCTGCAAACCCTTACCAGGGCCAGATTTGATGTTATTCAGAATTTGACCCGTGAAAAGCAGCGGTTCGCCAACTACTTATTCCTCAAATGCTCCGGCATGGCCCAGGACAAAGACATTCAGAACACCAGCGCCACTACTATTGCGCTCATGGAACAGTTTGAAACTGTGGATGACCTGGCGAACGCCAATCTGGATGAACTGACTGTCTTCATTGATGAAAAGGGCAGGAACTTCGCTGACCCAGCAGCAAAAGCTAAGGCTATTCGCAGTGCAGCCAGAGATTCTTACCGTCTGCCAGTTACCGTGAACAACTCTGTAAACCAGGCCATGGCCGTATCTATTGCTTCCATACGGGCTTTAGAGAAGCAGGTCAAGGTTTTGGACAAGGCCATTGAACACCAGTTTGAAATCATCCCGAACACGCTGACATCCATCCCCGGTATTGGCAAGGTCTACTCCGCTGGTATCATCGCTGAAATTGGCGATATCCACCGCTTTGAATCCCAAGCCTCTGTCGCCAAATACGCTGGCCTTGTCTGGAACAGAAATCAGTCTGGTGACTTCGAGGCGGAGCATTCCAGGATGATTAAATCCGGCAACCGCTATCTCCGTTACTACCTGCTGGAAGCAGCCAACTCTGTGAGAAGATGCGACTCCGAGTTTCGGCGCTACTATAACCTCAAATTAAAAGAGGTCAACAAGTACCAGCACAAACGAGCACTCGCTTTAACTGCCAGAAAACTGGTTCGGTTGGTCTTTCGGCTGCTGAAAGACAACCGCCTGTATATCCCGCCGGAGGGCTGA